A window of Cydia pomonella isolate Wapato2018A chromosome 25, ilCydPomo1, whole genome shotgun sequence genomic DNA:
CCAAGAAATCCGGCAAGGCTCAGAAGAACATCTCCAAGTCGGACtctaagaaaaagaagaagcaTAAGCGCAAGGAGAGCTACGCCATCTACATATACAAGGTGCTCAAGCAGGTCCACCCCGACACCGGTATCTCCAGCAAGGCCATGTCTATCATGAACTCTTTCGTGAACGACATCTTCGAGCGCATCGCCGCCGAGGCCTCCCGCCTGGCTCACTACAACAAGAGGTCCACCATCACCAGCAGGGAGGTGCAGACCTCCGTGAGGCTCTTGCTGCCCGGTGAGCTCGCCAAGCACGCCGTCAGTGAAGGCACTAAGGCCGTCACCAAGTACACCAGCTCCAAGTAAGCGTCCGTCGTTCCTCGTGTGCGGTCTGTCTTTTCTCAATACACATTTTAGTGTAATGGGTTAGGTAGTTCGTATTGCGACACGACACGCTGCGAGAGTGTGGTTTGTGCTACAAACAAAAAGGCCCTTTTCAGGGCCACAAATACGTTCTGAATATGATATAAAAAGTTTCTAGCCGTCCATACGGTGTCAATCgatcgataaataaataatcatcagTGGCAGTagtataaaatcacaattattatTAGCATTTTAAGCTAAGTTAATTTGCTAGTAGTAGCGGTAATCTTATGATTATTATACACATGTATTCACGGACGcgcgtaaatattttaaaactaaacatatatataaatatgtctaacataatataatatatgtaggtaatgcTTCTCTTATAACTTATAGTAGTGCTTCTGTTATAGTACACAGTTGGGTTTGATCGAGTTAGGTTCCGCGGAGTTAGGTTCCGAGGAGTTAGGTTCCCCGTAGTTAGGTTCCGCGGAGTTAGGTTCCGAGGAGTTAGGTTCCCCGGAGTTAGGTTTGATatgattaagttttttttttttatttttttacgaaaaataataataataattgataaatggAGTTAGGTTTGTTCGTGTTCGAGGTTTCTTGAagttaaattacgttttaaatAACTACTCTTATGTAAAactatatatacgagtatatatgtattaatgtgtatataatattatgtattaatatttaaataatattttattgacattgtaCACCACAAATCGAAATGGTGAGAAAGGAAGAGGGGGTGAGGGGGCCGTTTATGTGAATTTTATAGCCCTCTCGCTCACACGGACACTAACTCCGTCTCTTTCCGACCAGCACATAAAAGACGCCGGCGACGCGTTGCTTCGTTTATTCCCTCTCGTGACTCGTTAAAGTAACGTACACGCGTGTCGTAGTAATTTTTCGCAATGGCCCGTACCAAACAGACCGCTCGTAAATCCACCGGTGGTAAAGCGCCCCGCAAACAGCTCGCCACCAAGGCGGCCCGCAAGAGTGCGCCCGCCACCGGCGGTGTCAAGAAACCCCATCGCTACAGACCCGGCACCGTAGCCCTACGTGAGATCCGTCGCTACCAGAAGAGCACTGAGCTTCTGATCCGCAAGCTGCCCTTCCAGCGTCTGGTCCGTGAGATCGCTCAGGACTTCAAGACCGACCTGCGCTTCCAGAGCTCCGCCGTTATGGCTCTCCAGGAGGCCAGCGAGGCTTACCTCGTCGGTCTCTTCGAGGACACCAACCTGTGCGCCATCCACGCCAAGCGTGTCACCATCATGCCCAAGGACATCCAGCTGGCTCGCAGGATCCGCGGTGAACGTGCTTAAACGTcctgtgtgtatgtgtgtgtgcctAAACCACCACGCTAAAACTGACACGAAGCATAAATCGCCGAACGCAGTCTGCGCGAACGCATAAGGttacattatatgtattattttgtaccACGCGTTTTGCGTTTGGACATGCGAACGTGAAGCTTCTGTCAAATCAAAAGGCCCTTTTCAGGGCCACACATAATTCGAAAAATTAACAAATGTTTCTTTGAACAAACACTTGCTTAGTTAAATCGATCGGTCCcctatacataataaaatacttacaaactatgtaataataatacgaGACTATTTATATTCGATTCGATTGACGAACTTATTTCCTATAAGAATTTATAATAGACtggaaatacatataaataaataaaatcgtgatTAATTTTACGCAGTAACAAGACTCATAATGACTTCTAGAAGGTACCTAATCCGTCTAATAATATAGAtggaaatatcaaattttaagtATACCTTTTCTGAAATATATTTACTGAATTATTACAATTGTATTAGAGGAgaaatagagagagagagagagagagagagggctACCTACACATATATAAGGCCAGATCTTTTACATGTGCCGGTTGTGCCGTCGTTATTTATAGTAATATGAAGTTTATCCCCTGTGTGTAGGTACCcaaaaagaatttaaataacatattatgagaaattatttatattttgaaataatcacattttaagCGTTCGCATCGTGTGCTCCGATATTTTATAACCCCCGTCCCCCGTCTCCCCGCTATAGGGTGGAGCGTATAAATACAGCACCGCCAGGGTCGGTTATAGCTATTCCACTCGTGTCGACGCGCGCCGCAAGTCGTGTGTCGCGTGTGTTATATATTCCGTTATCTAAAAGTTTAATCTTTAACAAGTCGCAATGACCGGTCGCGGTAAGGGAGGTAAAGGCCTGGGGAAAGGAGGAGCCAAGCGCCACAGGAAGGTGCTCCGTGATAACATCCAGGGTATCACCAAGCCCGCCATCCGTCGTCTCGCTCGCAGAGGTGGCGTCAAGCGTATCTCCGGTCTGATCTACGAGGAGACCCGCGGCGTCCTGAAGGTGTTCCTCGAGAACGTGATCCGTGACGCGGTCACCTACACCGAGCACGCCAAGAGGAAGACCGTCACCGCCATGGACGTAGTCTACGCTCTGAAGCGTCAGGGCCGCACCCTCTACGGTTTCGGAGGTTAAGCAAGCGGCGCTGGACACGACGATATCGTGTAATACGTGTAACGTATTACCGTATCGCGCGCGAGCGCACCGCGTGCGTCCTTCTCGGacgcaaatacaaaaaaaggcCCTTTTCAGGGCCGCAAATAATTCTATGATACGATTACGATACATAGTTTCAGTACCGATACAAACGGACAAACAATCTATCGATCTATCTATCTAACCTAACGtacatattatacttatttacgttaaaataatataatataattaattaattacttacccCGCACCCCAACTCCAATATTCCAAGTTGTACAGCCAGATTGCTTGCCGCATCGGTGGTTTGACGACAGCTCTCTGAAACAATTATGATAAAACGTATTGAGACTTTATTAACACGAAGTAGCAATCTACCACCGCACGGCAGTCTGtaagtaaatacatacatacataactgaACGCCGACCGACCGCTCGtcaatacttacatattatgtattgaAATTAGACAAAATGTGTTACCCTAAattccataaataaattaataaatattatatcatgcaagttgcggaaacttgcatattataatattcatgaacatttctacataaataaatgcataaaaTCAGTCATGCGCAATCTAtgtgtacgagtaggtatatatctatctatgtatatacgaTCGGATTGTACGTCTTGCTTTACgcgtgtccgtccgtccgtccgtccgtccgtccgtccgtctatgaTACTCGAAACAAttcatatatcatatatatatattgatcgAATTAAAATGCTCCATTCTCTTCTCCTTTATCATTCTTCTCTCGCACCGCACAGATaggttcattcattcatttcatacattattcttattttttttttctcttctctCCCGACTTCCCGACTCCATAGACTCCTCAGACAAGACACTAGCATAACtacataacctaacctaacttaacaTTTAATTATGTTATCATTGGGTACTCacgttttcaaatattaaaatcatgccctgcactgcactgcactgcactgcacCGCACAACACTGGATCAATTTATTTGTCACACGCTCACACACTTAGTTTTACTACTAATAATATGTAACACCATCAGTCACAATCGTCCAACAaccacttaataaaaacaaacaaacaaacaatcacacatattttattttacccgcGATTCACCCGTGACCGACTCTCTCACTTGACCCTGCCCGACCTGAACTAATCGGCCATCTACTGATAACTACCGACTAGGATGCACTGTCCAATTAGGTAAAGGATTcgcaaatattgcaaaaaacaGACAGGGACACCCACATTCCCCGCACCCACTCACACCTGACCTCACCCCCTCCTGAAGGTGGTAAATAGACTGGACTAGAAAAATGTTGGGTTTCGTCTTCTGTTGTGTATATAAACGCTATCGCGAATGTTCCTATGatgaatatattatgtatgtatatatacttacttacttacctacctatctaaacataattaataatctttatgatcaaaattgtatacttaatttaaaataatttatatagattgttgttgttttaatatCGGCAGTCAGTCGGATCATcataatatgttaaaaaaaaaaaaaattttaactaaaataccTACGACCTTACACGACACGAGTCCCTACCATGCCCGTCATTTACGAGTGTCGCTGTACGATCCTCGTAGAAGagagagatatatatatttaactaaACGAATTACAATAATATACGCGGCGTGAATGTGTTTATCATTATTACGATATATcgatataaataatagaataatatttaaacataatataaattacctaTCCCTGTTTTACATCGATACCAGCAGAGAGCAAACCAGTGAACGTAGGCAATCAAAGTCGCGGTACGGCTGTTTTACGACAGTGAATACAACAagtcaaaataacattataatgacaatttcataatgttgttattgtGTCAGATCCATCTATGGTATCTTCGCTTTTAACTGGAAAACACATAATACCGTTAAatgtgattttaattaaaaaaaatcagtttttaAACTGACCCGAGGTGTCCGCAACCTATAATACCAAAAGTAAAGTTCTCCCATTCGTTTATCGGCGTtccaaataatataaatgttataaaaatacatatatcaattcataaagaatatatatgtgcaattttattataatcattataatataattgacTATAAATTTAGTTTAATCATAAACGAGTAAGTGAAAAGTTGGAAGTGTTATTACGAGAAAACGTCCCGCGACATAAGGGTCTGCGTTACGGTTAAGCCGTAGGACATATATAATCGGTGGCGCCCCCATAGGCGTGTTTAGTACTCGCCAGCGCAGCGCTCCGCTTACACGCGTCCGCTGTTCTCTTTGCGCAGTTCGTGCGATTTACTAATTTGTGTTTGTAACAACTTATTTGCTTATTTCGACATTAAATATGGCCGATACCGCAGTTGCTGCCGACGCTCCAGCCCCGGCGACGCCCGCGAAGAAACCGAAGGCGTCCGCCTCCGCAGGCGCTAAGAAGCCTAAGGCGAAGCCCACCCACCCCAAGACCTCGGAGATGGTTAACAGCGCCATCAAGGAGTTGAAGGAGAGAAGCGGTTCGTCCCTGCAGGCTATCAAGAAATACATCGCCGCCCAGTACAAGGTCGACGCCGAGAAGCTGGCGCCGTTCATCAGAAAATATCTGAAGAGCGCAGTCGAATCCGGCGCACTGATTCAGACCAAAGGCAAGGGCGCGTCCGGCTCGTTCAAACTGGAGTCAAAGTCATCGTCAACCGGCAAGAAGCCCGCTGCGGCCAAGAAATCTACCGCTAAATCTTCAGCCGCCGCTAAGAAGCCCGCCGCAGCTAAGCCGGCTAAGGCGAAGAAGGCCGCCGCGTCCCCGGCCAAGCCTAAGGCCGCCACAAAAGACAAGAAGGCCGCCGCCGCCAAGAAGAAGCCCGCCGCGAAGAAACCATCCACCCCCGCCAAGGGCAAGAGCGCCGCCGCGCCCAAGGCCAAGAAGACCGCGAAGCCGCCGACCAAGAAGCCTAAAGCTCCCAAGCCCAAGAAAGCTGCGGCCGCTCCCAAAGCGAAGCCCGCCGCTAAGAAGGCTGCCGCGAAGAAGTAAGACTGCGAGCGCgttgtcgtcgtcgtcgtcgttctTACATCGGTCGTGCGTGACTGTAGTGATATGTTGTTAGAGGAGATGTTGATTGTCGttgctatatattattatacgacGACGTGTCGCCTCTTCTCGACTCACGTCATACGCCTGTGCGCGTTAAACGCACATCAAAAAGCCCTTTTCAGGGCTAACAAATGTATTCAAGGGTTCATCGCCTCTGTTTCATTGCAACAAGCACATACACGAGTCGATcgatcaaaataaatcaaataaataaataaagaaacaaacaaacaactcGATCTTAAATCAAGTGTCTTATAAGCAACtcttaacacaaaaatacatcTGTAAACAAACAGACATTTGGAAAAGTCtcaatatgatatgatatgattattatcattatgatctcaatataatacatattatgttaggttttcataaatttatttacacacgAACGTGAATAAACACACACCCGTTAGTATAAccaacaaaattttatattaattaattaattaatttgttggcGACTGGCCGGCATGCAACCTCTTTTATActtctagtttttattattttccatgTCATGTGTCAGTTCTGCCGTTGCCACTGATAGAATTGTGCCTAATAtttgttgtaattatatttattaaagtaattaatttataatacgtgtTTCCATCATCCCATCGTTCATTATACAGTCCACAGTCCACCGCTAGTTATCATTTTGGTCCACCATCCTAATAGATAGATCTCGTTTTACAGACTACGCATCGGCTCACGCCCCAGAGCAACAAAGTCTAACAAAACTTGAACTATTGTCACGTTTCCTCTTAGCCGAGGCCGACAAacaattgaaatataattttgttgccGACAGTACGATTAAGGCACCGCCGCCACCAATGCATTCAAATGCACCACGAACTAATGCTCCGAAATTCCCATTAAAAAGGGAAACAATACATGCCACGGTATCTAGCGAGAATACATATGAGCATTGTGCATATTGTAAACAAGGACCTCATAAGATAAAAACATGTAAGAGttttttaaacctaaaattagaAGACAGATGGCGCTGGGTCCGAGAGGCTAAAGTGTGTTATCGTTGTTTGAAGTCTAACCCACACACGTGGAATAATTGCCGCGCGAAACGTTGCGGTGTCGATGGTTGCCCTAGACGTCATAACGCGCTCCTCCACGGCACAGGGACAGCCGACGCCAATCCTGGCGCAGCTCCAAGTGGACAGAGCAATTGTCTTCAAACTTCCTCTGTCAACCCTACATGTCCTGCCAACATAAATACTACTAATAACGAAATTGAACCTTCTGACAAAATTGCGAATACTACTGATTGTTCAATTAATGTGACAGGATCCTTCCCATCGACTTCACGTCCACGTCCCCGCGGCCTGCTGAAAGTGGTCCCGATTGTACTCGAGGGTCCTGACGGCACGTTTGAGACAACAGCGCTACTTGACGATGGCAGCGTTTCAACTCTCATTGACGCCGAGGTAGCAGCACGCATCGGCGCGAAGCCCACCTGTCCGGAGCGTCTTCGCATTGAAGGTGTTAGTAACATGACGACGGAACTTGACGTAAGTTATGTCGATTTTTATATACGCGGTCGAAACAGACCCGATCGTTATCTAATCGAACACGCGCGAGCCATGAAACCCTTAGGACTTCGCGCGCGATATCCAGATACGATTAATATCATAGATTACGATCATTTGTCAAGTCTAGCCAACGAAATGTCACATACCGATGTTTATCCAACCGTCCTAATCGGCGCGCCTGATTGGTATTTATCTCTAAGTCGCGAAGTGCGGTGCGGAAAAAAGAACGACCCTGTTGCCTCAAAAACCTTATTAGGTTGGGTACTCCATGGCGCACACTCTTTGTCATCTAAGCCACTTGAATTCGTCCATCACGTCACGGAAGATTTGGACACACTTATAAAATGCCAATACGACATCGATGCATTGGGTATCATAAAAAAGGTTCCACGTCAAAACAGTGAGGATCAACGGGTTTTAGACATCATGGAATCAACCGCTCGCCATCTTGACGATGATCACTTTGAGGTTGGCCTGCCTTGGAAGGAGGTGCTACCGACAATTATACCAGATAGCTACCCACAGGCACTCTCACGCTTCAAGGCCCTCGAGCGACAGATGTCAAAGGACCCAGCGTTTGCCGCGGCTTTCCAACAATTTATAGACGACATAATCAGTAAGGGCTATGCCGAAGAGTGTGATTCGAAGACCTACCACCATCGACCCGCACCAAACGCCTCTTGTGTCAACCCAGATGGCTCCATTCGCTGGTACCTGCCTATCTTTGGCGTCTATCATCCTCAGAAGAAGAAGCTGAGAGCAGTCCATGACGCAGCTGCCACAACAAAAGGCGTAAGCCTGAACAATCTGCTTCTCCAAGGTCCTGACCTATTGTCTCCCCTACTCGACATTCTATTCCGTTTCAGAGAAGGCGCAGTAGCCCTAAATGGCGACATCAAGGAGATGTTCCCCCAGATTAAAATCGCCACAAGGGACAGGGACGCCCAACGCTTTCTCTGGCGCGGCAAAGACGGTGAGGTCAAGGAATACCGCATGTCATCAATGATTTTCGGCGCGGTTTCGAGTCCTTTCATTGCCCTttatatcaaaaacaaaaacgCGATGATGCACGAAGGTGATTTCGCTACCGCCTGCAAGGCAATAATAGAAGACCACTATATGGACGACTACCTCGGCAGCCATTCTAATGTTGCCGATGCAGCTCAACTAGCCGTCGACGTCATTACAGTGCACAAGAAATGTGGTTTCGAGATGCGAGCGTGGACGTCTAACCATCCAGAGGCACTCTCTCTTGTCCCGAAGGAACTTCGTAGCGACGCAACTTCTGATGTTTACCTGCCTCCCAGTAGTGACGTCGGCGTCTTGGGCGTTAAATGGAATCCACGGCAAGATTTCTTAGGGTTTCGTGGCGTACCTCAGATACCGACCAGCATTTTAACAAAACGCATTCTGCTATCGAACGTCATGAAAGTCTATGACCCTCTTGGCCTACTGATGCCGGTCGTTATTTGGGGTCGCATTTTAATTCAGAGATTATGGCGGGCAGGTGTTGGTTGGGACACAGACTTACCTGAGATGTACGTAAGCGAATCTAAGGACTGGTTTGCACAGCTGCAGGTTGCAGCAGATATTAAAATCCCTCGCTGGTACATGGTCAGGTCAGATTTGTCGGACGTTCAGCTGCACGTCATCGCCGACGGTGGCGAACAAGCCTACGCCTGCGTTGCCTATTGGCGTTTCACTTACAGCGATGACTCTGTATCGACAGCCCTCATCGGTAGCAAGGCCCGAGTTTGTCCCCTGAAACCGGTTTCCATCCCAAGACTGGAATTACAAGCGGCGCTCATTGCGTCGCGTTTTGCGCAGACAATTCTGCAAGCCCACCGTTTCAAGCCCTCCGCAACCATTTTCTGGACTGACTCAACCACTGTCCTAAAGTGGATCCGGAGTGACGCTCGCGCTTTTAAACCTTTCGTAGCACACAGGTTGGGAGAGATATTGGAAACCACCAATCCATCCGATTGGAGGTGGATCCCTACCTTTCTCAACATCGCTGACGATGcgacaaaaccaaaacgaactGACTTTACTGCATCTCATCGGTGGTTCACCGGCCCACAGTTCCTTGTTGAACCGTCCTGTACTTGGCCGACCGAACGCGTCACTGACGAGGAAGAGATCTCACCAGACCCtgaattaaaatcaaatctgGTGGTTCTGCTGCTCGACACCCCACACTTGAATTTGTTACCTGATCCAACGCGTTTTAGCTCCTGGCTACGTTTACTACGTGCCACGGTCCGTTTTCTTCAGGGCGCA
This region includes:
- the LOC133531409 gene encoding histone H3, which encodes MARTKQTARKSTGGKAPRKQLATKAARKSAPATGGVKKPHRYRPGTVALREIRRYQKSTELLIRKLPFQRLVREIAQDFKTDLRFQSSAVMALQEASEAYLVGLFEDTNLCAIHAKRVTIMPKDIQLARRIRGERA
- the LOC133531411 gene encoding histone H2B encodes the protein MPPKTSGKAAKKSGKAQKNISKSDSKKKKKHKRKESYAIYIYKVLKQVHPDTGISSKAMSIMNSFVNDIFERIAAEASRLAHYNKRSTITSREVQTSVRLLLPGELAKHAVSEGTKAVTKYTSSK
- the LOC133531406 gene encoding histone H1B-like — encoded protein: MADTAVAADAPAPATPAKKPKASASAGAKKPKAKPTHPKTSEMVNSAIKELKERSGSSLQAIKKYIAAQYKVDAEKLAPFIRKYLKSAVESGALIQTKGKGASGSFKLESKSSSTGKKPAAAKKSTAKSSAAAKKPAAAKPAKAKKAAASPAKPKAATKDKKAAAAKKKPAAKKPSTPAKGKSAAAPKAKKTAKPPTKKPKAPKPKKAAAAPKAKPAAKKAAAKK